One region of Salvelinus namaycush isolate Seneca chromosome 3, SaNama_1.0, whole genome shotgun sequence genomic DNA includes:
- the dnajc21 gene encoding dnaJ homolog subfamily C member 21 yields the protein MKCHYEVLGVKRDATDDDMKKVYRKLALRWHPDKNLDSADEAAEQFKLIQAAYEVLSDPQERAWYDNHREALLKGGVSGEYADESVDLVQFFTVTCYSGYGDDEEGFYTVYRNLFESITTEEMDHSKEEDEEEDEYPSFGDSQSDYDTVHLFYAYWQSFCTRKKFAWKEDYDTRQASNRWEKRAMEKENKKVRDKARKERSELVRQLVAFVRKRDKRVQVHKKLVEEQNAEKAKKVEELRRKQKLSQAKLAEDYKEQSWVAMSEMEKELQQMEAQYGKEFGDASESEEEDQGRGDEQKDETEELLDDYYDDLYCPACDKSFKSDKAMKNHEKSKKHREMVVLLRQQLEEEDETLGLKDEDGEEEDEELEEAPRQKLSKKQKKKKRQQQNGRSPTEEVVEKDAAPEPTSTPTDNSPESPLSTQTSGEAEDPQPASEPQQAAVDKPCEDPTEDGQQEEDLTATEPKSSGKTKGKKNGGKESRKNVQPQEGVEKGGAEELNLRCVTCHYEFSTRNKLFDHLKTTGHATAVSHGDSAPATGKSKKEKRKNR from the exons ATGAAGTGTCATTACGAGGTGTTGGGTGTCAAAAGGGACGCGACTGATGATGATATGAAGAAGGTATATCGGAAATTAGCCCTGAGATGGCATCCAG ATAAGAACTTGGACAGTGCAGATGAGGCAGCGGAGCAGTTCAAACTGATCCAGGCAGCCTATGAAGTCCTGAGCGACCCACAGGAGAGAGCCTG GTATGATAACCACAGAGAGGCTCTCCTTAAAGGTGGGGTCAGCGGGGAGTATGCTGATGAAAGTGTTGACCTTGTCCAGTTCTTCACTGTCACCTGTTACTCTGGTTACGGGGATGATGAGGAG GGTTTCTACACCGTGTACAGGAACCTGTTTGAGTCCATAACTACAGAAGAGATGGATCACAGTaaagaggaggacgaggaggaagaTGAGTACCCTTCGTTTGGAGACTCTCAGAGTGACTATGACACG GTTCACCTCTTCTACGCCTACTGGCAGAGCTTCTGCACCCGGAAGAAGTTTGCTTGGAAGGAGGACTATGACACGAGGCAGGCCTCCAACCGCTGGGAGAAGagggccatggagaaggagaacaAGAAG GTCCGAGACAAGGCCAGGAAGGAGCGCAGCGAGCTAGTGCGCCAACTGGTGGCGTTTGTGCGTAAGCGTGACAAGAGGGTGCAGGTCCACAAGAAGCTGGTGGAGGAGCAGAACGCTGAGAAGGCCAAGAAAGTGGAGGAGCTACGACGCAAGCAAAAGCTGTCCCAGGCCAA actGGCGGAGGATTACAAGGAGCAGAGCTGGGTAGCCATGTCTGAGATGGAGAAGGAGCTGCAGCAGATGGAGGCTCAGTACGGAAAGGAGTTTGGAGACGCGTCAGAGAGCGAGGAGGAGGACCAGGGAAGAGGGG ATGAACAGAAAGATGAGACCGAGGAACTCCTGGATGACTATTATGATGACCTGTACTGCCCTGCATGTGACAAATCCTTCAAATCAGACAAAGC AATGAAGAATCATGAGAAATCAAAGAAACATAGAGAGATGGTGGTATTACTACGGCAACAactggaagaagaggatgagaccCTCGGTCTGAAGGATGAGGAtggggaagaggaggatgaagaactAGAAGAAGCACCAAGACAAAA GCTGTCTAAAAAGCAGAAGAAGAAAAAGAGACAACAGCAAAATGGGCGGAGCCCCACCGAGGAGGTAGTAGAGAAGGACGCGGCCCCAGAGCCCACCTCCACCCCCACAGACAATAGCCCAGAGAGCCCTCTATCAACACAGACCAGCGGTGAGGCAGAGGACCCCCAGCCTGCCTCAGAGCCCCAGCAGGCAGCTGTGGACAAACCCTGTGAGGACCCAACAGAAGACGGACAGCAGGAGGAAGACCTCACAGCCACAGAACCAAAGAG CTCTGGAAAGACTAAGGGGAAGAagaatggagggaaggagagcagAAAGAATGTCCAACCACAGGAAGGTGTGGAGAAAGGAGGAGCAGAG GAGCTGAACCTGCGCTGTGTGACCTGTCACTATGAGTTCTCTACCAGGAACAAACTGTTTGACCACCTGAAGACAACAGGACACGCTACAGCCGTGTCACACGGTGACAGTGCACCCGCCACGGGCAAGAgcaagaaggagaagaggaagaatAGATGA